A section of the Streptomyces sp. NBC_01591 genome encodes:
- a CDS encoding YajQ family cyclic di-GMP-binding protein gives MADSSFDIVSKVERQEVDNALNQAAKEISQRYDFKGTGASISWSGEKILMEANGEERVKAILDIFQSKLIKRGISLKSLDAGEPQLSGKEYKIFATIEEGISQENAKKVAKIIRDEGPKGVKAQVQGDELRVSSKSRDDLQAVQALLKGQDFDFAVQFVNYR, from the coding sequence ATGGCCGACTCCAGTTTCGACATCGTCTCGAAGGTCGAGCGGCAGGAGGTCGACAACGCCCTCAACCAGGCCGCCAAGGAAATCTCGCAGCGTTACGACTTCAAGGGCACCGGCGCCTCGATCTCCTGGTCCGGCGAGAAGATCCTGATGGAGGCGAACGGCGAGGAGCGGGTCAAGGCGATCCTCGACATCTTCCAGTCCAAGCTGATCAAGCGCGGCATCTCGCTGAAGTCGCTGGACGCGGGCGAGCCGCAGCTGTCCGGCAAGGAGTACAAGATCTTCGCCACGATCGAGGAGGGCATCTCCCAGGAGAACGCCAAGAAGGTGGCGAAGATCATTCGCGACGAGGGCCCGAAGGGCGTCAAGGCGCAGGTCCAGGGCGACGAGCTGCGGGTCAGCTCGAAGAGCCGGGACGACCTGCAGGCCGTGCAGGCGCTGCTGAAGGGCCAGGACTTCGATTTCGCCGTGCAGTTCGTGAACTACCGGTAG
- a CDS encoding GlsB/YeaQ/YmgE family stress response membrane protein gives MSIIGWIILGLVAGVIAKVLLPGRDPGGLVGTTLIGVVGAFLGGWISSRFLDRPISNDFFDMATWVAAIGGSLVLLIAYRLLFGNSRERR, from the coding sequence ATGAGCATTATCGGATGGATCATTCTCGGGCTGGTGGCCGGAGTCATCGCCAAGGTCCTGCTCCCGGGGCGTGACCCGGGCGGCCTGGTCGGCACCACCCTCATCGGGGTCGTCGGCGCCTTTCTCGGTGGCTGGATATCGTCGCGCTTCCTCGACCGCCCCATTTCCAACGACTTCTTCGACATGGCCACTTGGGTCGCCGCCATCGGCGGTTCGCTGGTCCTGCTGATCGCCTACCGGCTGCTGTTCGGGAACTCCCGCGAACGACGCTGA
- a CDS encoding YccF domain-containing protein translates to MKLIQLILNILWVVLCGFWMALGYLVAAIICFVLIVTIPFGIASLRIAGYVLWPFGRTTVERPDAGAPSCVGNVIWLVFAGWWLALGHLITSIPLFVSIIGIPFGWANLKMIPISLMPLGREVVPSDEAFGAR, encoded by the coding sequence ATGAAGCTCATACAGCTGATCCTGAACATCCTGTGGGTGGTGCTCTGCGGGTTCTGGATGGCCCTCGGCTACCTCGTCGCCGCGATCATCTGCTTCGTGCTGATCGTGACGATTCCGTTCGGCATCGCATCCCTGAGAATCGCCGGTTACGTGCTGTGGCCGTTCGGGCGGACGACCGTGGAACGGCCCGACGCGGGTGCGCCGTCCTGCGTCGGCAATGTGATCTGGCTCGTCTTCGCCGGGTGGTGGCTCGCGCTGGGGCACCTGATCACCAGCATCCCGCTGTTCGTGTCGATCATCGGCATCCCCTTCGGCTGGGCGAACCTGAAGATGATCCCCATCTCGCTCATGCCGCTGGGCCGTGAGGTGGTCCCGAGCGACGAAGCCTTCGGAGCCCGCTAG
- a CDS encoding UDP-N-acetylmuramate dehydrogenase, whose protein sequence is MQELHDAPLAPLTTFRLGGPASRLLTATTDAEVIEAVREADGSGTPLLVIGGGSNLVIGDKGFEGTALRIATKGFVLDGTTLELAAGEIWTDAVARTVEAGLAGIECLAGIPGSAGATPIQNVGAYGQEVSATITEVVAYDRHTEETVTIPNADCAFSYRHSRFKADPDRFVVLRVRFELEDAGGLSAPLRYAETARTMGVEQGERVPAAAARETVLRLRAGKGMVLDPEDHDSWSAGSFFTNPVLEEAEYEAFLARAKDRLGPEVTPPAFPADGGRVKTSAAWLIDKAGFTKGYGTGPARISTKHTLALTNRGEATTEDLLALAREVVAGVREAFGVTLVNEPVTVGVSL, encoded by the coding sequence GTGCAGGAACTCCATGACGCCCCCCTCGCCCCCCTGACCACCTTCCGGCTGGGCGGCCCCGCCTCCCGGCTCCTCACGGCGACGACCGACGCCGAGGTGATCGAAGCCGTGCGCGAGGCCGACGGGAGCGGCACCCCGCTCCTCGTCATCGGCGGCGGCAGCAACCTGGTCATCGGCGACAAGGGCTTCGAGGGAACCGCCCTGCGCATCGCGACCAAGGGCTTCGTGCTGGACGGCACGACGCTGGAACTCGCCGCCGGTGAGATCTGGACGGACGCCGTGGCCCGCACCGTCGAAGCCGGCCTCGCGGGCATCGAGTGCCTGGCCGGAATCCCGGGCTCCGCGGGTGCGACGCCGATCCAGAACGTCGGCGCGTACGGCCAGGAGGTCTCCGCCACCATCACGGAGGTCGTCGCCTACGACCGGCACACCGAGGAAACGGTCACCATCCCGAACGCCGACTGCGCGTTCTCGTACCGGCACAGTCGCTTCAAGGCCGACCCCGACCGTTTCGTGGTGCTGCGTGTCCGCTTCGAGCTGGAGGACGCGGGCGGTCTGTCCGCGCCGCTGAGGTACGCCGAGACGGCCCGCACCATGGGCGTCGAACAGGGCGAGCGCGTCCCCGCGGCGGCCGCCCGCGAAACGGTGCTCAGGCTCCGCGCGGGCAAGGGCATGGTGCTGGACCCGGAGGACCACGACTCCTGGTCGGCGGGCTCCTTCTTCACCAACCCGGTCCTGGAGGAGGCGGAGTACGAGGCGTTCCTCGCCCGCGCCAAGGACCGGCTCGGCCCCGAGGTGACGCCCCCCGCCTTTCCCGCGGACGGGGGGCGCGTCAAGACCTCGGCGGCCTGGCTCATCGACAAGGCCGGTTTCACCAAGGGATACGGCACGGGGCCGGCCCGTATCTCCACGAAGCACACCCTCGCCCTCACCAACCGCGGCGAGGCGACCACCGAGGACCTCCTCGCACTCGCCCGCGAGGTCGTCGCCGGGGTCCGCGAGGCATTCGGCGTCACGCTCGTCAACGAACCGGTGACGGTCGGCGTGAGCCTGTAG
- the rpmG gene encoding 50S ribosomal protein L33: protein MAATDVRPKITLACVECKERNYITKKNRRNNPDRLEMKKHCPRCNSHTAHRETR from the coding sequence GTGGCTGCCACCGACGTCCGCCCGAAGATCACGCTGGCCTGCGTGGAGTGCAAGGAGCGGAACTACATCACCAAGAAGAACCGGCGTAACAACCCGGACCGTCTTGAGATGAAGAAGCACTGCCCGCGCTGCAACTCGCACACTGCGCACCGCGAAACGCGCTAA
- a CDS encoding DUF523 domain-containing protein: protein MESVLVSACLHGVPCRFDGRGKASAAVAEAIGHRRPVAFCPEVSAGLPTPRRPAEIVGGDGHDVLDGRARVVDDTGHDVTEEFVDGAERALEAARRTGCTEALLMARSPSCGHGTVYDGTFTGELREGDGVTAALLERHGVTVRPAPRT from the coding sequence ATGGAATCCGTACTGGTCAGCGCCTGTCTGCACGGTGTGCCCTGCCGCTTCGACGGCCGCGGCAAGGCCTCCGCCGCAGTGGCCGAGGCCATCGGCCACCGCCGCCCCGTGGCCTTCTGCCCCGAGGTCTCCGCCGGACTGCCCACCCCGCGCCGCCCCGCCGAGATCGTCGGCGGCGACGGCCATGACGTGCTGGACGGCCGCGCCCGGGTCGTCGACGACACCGGGCACGACGTGACGGAGGAGTTCGTGGACGGCGCAGAACGGGCGCTGGAGGCCGCGCGCCGCACCGGGTGCACCGAGGCGCTGCTGATGGCGCGCAGCCCTTCCTGCGGGCACGGAACGGTCTACGACGGTACGTTCACGGGCGAGCTCCGCGAGGGCGACGGTGTCACCGCGGCGCTGCTGGAGCGGCACGGCGTCACCGTCCGCCCGGCACCGCGCACCTGA
- a CDS encoding TetR/AcrR family transcriptional regulator, which yields MSADERRESVILAAITEFARGGYSATSTEAIAKRVGVSQPYLFRLFPNKQAMFLAAVERCLADTRKVFAEAAEGLEGDEAVKAMAVAYQRLIVDDPDKLQMQMQTYAAVASAEASGGHELGDAVRAAWLKMWDDVHLALGADVKETTTFWAFGMLINTLASLGFPAGHRVWSGFYDEARPIA from the coding sequence ATGAGTGCAGATGAACGGCGCGAGAGCGTCATCCTGGCGGCGATCACCGAGTTCGCCCGCGGCGGGTACAGCGCCACCTCCACCGAGGCGATCGCCAAGCGTGTGGGTGTCTCGCAGCCGTACCTCTTCCGTCTCTTCCCCAACAAGCAGGCCATGTTCCTCGCGGCCGTCGAGCGGTGCCTCGCGGACACCCGCAAGGTCTTCGCCGAGGCCGCCGAGGGGCTCGAGGGCGACGAGGCGGTGAAGGCGATGGCTGTCGCGTACCAGCGGCTCATCGTCGACGACCCCGACAAGCTCCAGATGCAGATGCAGACCTATGCGGCCGTCGCGAGTGCCGAGGCGTCCGGGGGCCACGAACTCGGTGATGCGGTGCGTGCCGCCTGGCTGAAGATGTGGGACGACGTCCATCTCGCCCTGGGCGCCGACGTCAAGGAAACGACGACGTTCTGGGCGTTCGGCATGCTCATCAATACGTTGGCCTCGCTCGGCTTCCCGGCCGGGCACCGGGTCTGGTCGGGGTTCTACGACGAGGCCAGGCCGATCGCCTGA
- a CDS encoding MaoC family dehydratase, translating into MTAKVAYESVEVGTELPAQSFPVTRATLVQYAGASGDFNPIHWNEKFAREVGLPDVIAHGMFTMAEAIRVVTDWAGDPGAVVEYGVRFTKPVVVPNDDKGALIEVSAKVAALLDDKQVRVDLTAMSEGKKVLGMSRAVVRLG; encoded by the coding sequence ATGACGGCGAAGGTCGCATACGAGTCGGTCGAGGTCGGTACGGAGCTGCCGGCGCAGTCCTTCCCGGTTACCCGGGCCACGCTGGTGCAGTACGCGGGCGCCTCCGGCGACTTCAACCCGATCCACTGGAACGAGAAGTTCGCCCGTGAGGTCGGACTGCCGGATGTGATCGCGCACGGCATGTTCACCATGGCCGAGGCGATCCGGGTGGTCACGGACTGGGCCGGCGACCCGGGTGCGGTCGTCGAGTACGGGGTGCGGTTCACCAAGCCGGTCGTCGTGCCGAACGACGACAAGGGCGCCCTGATCGAGGTCAGTGCCAAGGTGGCCGCCCTGCTGGACGACAAGCAGGTGCGGGTGGATCTGACGGCCATGAGCGAGGGCAAGAAGGTGCTGGGCATGTCCCGCGCCGTGGTGCGACTCGGCTGA
- a CDS encoding SDR family oxidoreductase, with translation MRIVIAGGHGQIALRLERLLAARGDEAVGVIRNPDQGEDLRAAGAEPVVLDLESASVDEVAQVLHGADAVVFAAGAGPDSGSARKDTVDRGAAVLFADAAERAGVRRYVVVSSMGADPDHPGDEVFDAYLRAKGAADAYVRSRTALDWTILRPGMLTNDAGTGAVLLTASTGRGPVPRDDVAAALLELLETPATAGLTLELISGNVPVSVAVKDIAGN, from the coding sequence ATGCGCATTGTCATCGCAGGTGGACATGGTCAGATCGCGCTGCGGCTGGAGCGGTTGCTCGCCGCGCGCGGGGACGAAGCCGTGGGCGTCATCCGCAATCCGGACCAGGGCGAGGACCTCCGGGCGGCGGGTGCCGAGCCGGTCGTCCTGGATCTCGAATCCGCCTCCGTGGATGAGGTGGCTCAGGTGCTGCACGGCGCCGACGCGGTGGTCTTCGCGGCCGGTGCGGGCCCGGACAGCGGCTCGGCACGCAAGGACACGGTGGACCGCGGGGCGGCGGTGCTGTTCGCCGACGCCGCCGAGCGGGCGGGCGTACGGCGCTACGTCGTGGTCTCGTCGATGGGCGCCGATCCCGACCACCCGGGCGACGAGGTCTTCGACGCGTATCTGCGGGCCAAGGGTGCGGCGGACGCGTACGTGCGCTCCAGGACCGCACTCGACTGGACGATCCTGCGCCCCGGCATGCTGACGAACGACGCGGGCACGGGGGCGGTCCTGCTGACCGCGTCGACCGGCCGCGGGCCGGTGCCGCGCGACGACGTGGCGGCGGCGCTGCTGGAGCTGCTGGAAACCCCGGCGACGGCGGGGCTGACGCTGGAGCTCATCTCGGGGAACGTGCCGGTGTCGGTCGCGGTGAAGGACATCGCGGGGAACTGA
- a CDS encoding MaoC family dehydratase N-terminal domain-containing protein: protein MALDQSFVGRTYPPTPPYEVGREKIREFAEAVGDANPAYVDPEAAKALGHSDVIAPPTFVFSITFKAAGQVIHDPQLGLDYSRVVHGDQKFAYVRPVRAGDRLTVTSTIEAIKSLAGNDILDVRGEVHDESGEHVVTAWTKLVARAAEEA, encoded by the coding sequence ATGGCGCTCGACCAGTCCTTCGTGGGGCGGACCTATCCGCCCACCCCGCCGTACGAGGTCGGCCGGGAGAAGATCCGCGAGTTCGCCGAGGCGGTGGGCGACGCGAATCCGGCGTACGTCGACCCCGAGGCTGCCAAGGCGCTCGGCCACAGCGATGTGATCGCACCGCCGACATTCGTCTTCTCCATCACGTTCAAGGCAGCCGGACAGGTGATCCACGACCCGCAGCTGGGCCTGGACTACAGCCGGGTGGTGCACGGTGACCAGAAGTTCGCCTATGTGCGTCCCGTGCGGGCGGGGGACCGGCTGACGGTCACCTCGACGATCGAGGCCATCAAGTCCTTGGCGGGCAACGACATCCTGGACGTCCGTGGCGAGGTCCACGACGAGTCCGGCGAGCACGTGGTGACCGCGTGGACGAAGCTGGTGGCGCGCGCTGCCGAGGAGGCGTGA
- a CDS encoding NAD(P)-dependent oxidoreductase produces MRITVFGATGGVGQEIVRQAVAAGHEVTAVVRDPARLPVPLSDVQVHTVGRMDEPEALREAVAGRDAVLSALGSRGRKADGVAERLTGSVLAAMEAEGVRRLLVVSAAPVGPRPADDPLLDRLVRKVVGAILKEVYADLTQMEAALARSATDWTSVRPPKLTNGPLVGKYRTAVGSTPRSGRTISRADVAHAMLALVDDPASVKQGVGVAY; encoded by the coding sequence ATGAGGATCACGGTGTTCGGCGCCACGGGCGGCGTCGGTCAGGAGATCGTCCGCCAGGCGGTGGCGGCGGGCCACGAGGTGACGGCGGTGGTCCGCGACCCGGCGCGACTGCCCGTCCCGCTCTCCGACGTACAGGTCCACACGGTCGGGCGCATGGACGAGCCGGAGGCGCTGCGCGAGGCGGTCGCGGGCCGGGACGCGGTGCTCTCCGCGCTCGGCTCGCGCGGCCGGAAGGCGGACGGGGTCGCCGAGCGGCTCACCGGGTCGGTGCTGGCGGCGATGGAGGCGGAGGGAGTGCGGCGGCTGCTGGTGGTCAGCGCGGCCCCGGTCGGCCCGCGACCGGCCGACGACCCGCTGCTGGACCGGCTGGTCCGCAAGGTGGTCGGGGCGATCCTCAAGGAGGTCTACGCGGACCTGACGCAGATGGAGGCCGCGCTGGCCCGGAGCGCGACGGACTGGACGTCCGTACGGCCGCCGAAGCTCACCAACGGGCCGCTGGTGGGGAAGTACCGGACGGCCGTCGGCAGCACCCCGCGCAGCGGGCGGACCATCTCGCGCGCCGATGTGGCGCACGCGATGCTGGCGCTGGTCGACGATCCGGCGTCGGTGAAGCAGGGCGTGGGCGTGGCGTACTGA
- a CDS encoding amidohydrolase family protein, with protein sequence MPDSQPWQPDDHAADAADATGSPDTVTPAGTGLVLCGARLTDGRVVDVRLGGGRIEAVGTAGSLTASGPRLDLRGYLLLPAPAEPHAHSDTALTADGAGPGIPGPVSHRPEDIRRRATEAALLQLGHGATALRSHVRIGDVQGLAPLEAVLQACRSLRGLADLTPVAVPRLLTGVAGAGNLAMLRDAVKMGAGAVGGCPDLDPDPAGYAEAVLEVAAEQGCPVDLHTDSDDPARLGRLAAMAGGLRPGVSLGPCAGLARLPAQAAARAADQLAAAGVTVVCLPQGGCCGVEGRGTAPVRLLRAAGVRVTAGSGALRDIANPVGRGDPLEAAYLLASQHGLPAEEAYEAVSSVARTAMGLPGVRVEAGFPAELLAVRGEQLPGVLSLAYSRIVVHRGRVVARTSAVRRYCDSETVVALDLPRQGRPDSGPCGGP encoded by the coding sequence ATGCCCGACAGCCAGCCGTGGCAGCCGGACGACCACGCCGCCGACGCGGCCGATGCGACCGGCAGCCCCGACACCGTCACCCCGGCCGGGACCGGACTGGTGCTCTGCGGCGCCCGTCTCACCGACGGCCGCGTCGTGGACGTACGGCTCGGCGGCGGCCGCATCGAGGCCGTCGGTACGGCGGGCAGCCTGACCGCATCCGGTCCGCGGCTGGACCTGCGCGGCTATCTGCTGCTCCCCGCCCCCGCCGAACCCCACGCCCACAGCGACACCGCGCTCACCGCCGACGGCGCGGGCCCCGGCATCCCGGGACCGGTGTCGCACCGCCCGGAGGACATCCGGCGCCGCGCCACCGAGGCCGCCCTGCTGCAGCTCGGTCACGGCGCCACGGCGCTGCGCTCGCACGTGCGGATCGGGGACGTCCAGGGCCTCGCCCCGCTCGAAGCCGTGCTGCAGGCATGCCGTTCGCTGCGCGGACTGGCCGACCTGACACCGGTCGCCGTGCCCCGGCTGCTCACCGGCGTCGCGGGCGCCGGCAACCTGGCCATGCTGCGCGACGCGGTGAAGATGGGGGCCGGTGCGGTCGGCGGCTGCCCTGACCTCGATCCGGACCCGGCGGGGTACGCGGAAGCCGTCCTGGAGGTCGCCGCCGAGCAGGGCTGCCCCGTCGATCTGCACACGGACAGCGACGATCCGGCCCGGCTCGGCCGGCTGGCCGCCATGGCCGGAGGGCTGCGGCCCGGCGTCTCGCTCGGCCCGTGCGCCGGCCTCGCCCGGCTCCCCGCGCAGGCCGCGGCCCGCGCCGCCGACCAGCTGGCCGCGGCCGGGGTGACGGTGGTCTGCCTCCCCCAGGGCGGCTGCTGCGGCGTGGAGGGCCGGGGCACCGCCCCCGTACGGCTGCTACGGGCGGCCGGGGTGCGGGTCACGGCGGGCAGCGGGGCGCTGCGGGACATCGCGAACCCCGTGGGCCGCGGTGATCCTCTGGAGGCCGCCTACCTGCTGGCCTCGCAGCACGGACTGCCGGCCGAGGAGGCGTACGAGGCGGTGTCCTCGGTCGCCAGGACGGCGATGGGGCTGCCCGGGGTCAGGGTCGAGGCGGGCTTCCCGGCCGAGCTGCTCGCCGTGCGCGGGGAGCAGCTCCCGGGCGTGCTCTCGCTGGCCTACAGCCGGATCGTGGTGCATCGCGGCCGGGTGGTGGCGCGGACGAGCGCGGTGCGCCGGTACTGCGACTCCGAGACCGTCGTCGCCCTCGATCTGCCCCGCCAGGGGAGACCGGATTCCGGTCCTTGCGGCGGGCCCTGA
- a CDS encoding SMI1/KNR4 family protein codes for MNDTEQLLAAAEKTARTTPRWEKYPLPAPLSAEDVVRAEAALGFTLPPLLTALYTRIANGGFGPEYGLMPLIGDRAPDGEESAVTQYLAHRRDATEEGGWPWPEGVLPICSLGCGMYSCVDCRSERTTVLLFEPNADEPEHAWYVDRPDLAQWLGSWLDGTAWYSEESEDDAADLVPWPEFSART; via the coding sequence ATGAACGACACCGAGCAGTTGCTCGCAGCCGCCGAGAAGACCGCCCGCACCACCCCGCGCTGGGAGAAATACCCCCTCCCGGCGCCCCTGTCCGCCGAGGACGTCGTGCGCGCCGAAGCCGCCCTCGGCTTCACCCTGCCGCCGCTGCTCACCGCCCTGTACACCCGGATCGCCAACGGCGGCTTCGGCCCGGAGTACGGCCTGATGCCGCTGATCGGCGACCGGGCGCCGGACGGGGAGGAGTCCGCCGTCACGCAGTACCTCGCCCACCGCCGGGACGCGACCGAGGAGGGCGGATGGCCGTGGCCGGAGGGCGTGCTGCCGATATGCAGCCTGGGCTGCGGGATGTACTCCTGCGTGGACTGCCGCAGCGAACGCACCACGGTGCTGCTCTTCGAGCCGAACGCCGACGAGCCGGAGCACGCCTGGTACGTGGACCGGCCCGACCTCGCCCAGTGGCTCGGCAGCTGGCTGGACGGCACCGCGTGGTACTCCGAGGAGTCCGAGGACGATGCGGCCGATCTGGTGCCCTGGCCGGAGTTCAGCGCCCGTACATGA
- a CDS encoding DHA2 family efflux MFS transporter permease subunit codes for MNQHTTGRSGAVWALVITSVAGFMAALDNLVVTTALPSIRKSLGGELAELEWTVNAYTLTFAVLLMLGAALGDRFGRRRLFLAGLTVFTGASAAAALSPGINELIAFRAVQGVGAAIMMPLTLTLLTAAVPPARRGAALGVFGAVTGLAVASGPLIGGSLTEHLSWQWIFWLNVPVGLALLPLARLRLTESYAPDARLDIPGTLLVSGGLFGIVYGLVSANSEGWTSPTVLTALIVGAALVAGFIRHGFRAKRPMLPMRLFRDRAFFGINMASMLMFLGMFGAIFLLSQYFQGVLGYSPTEAGLRMLPWTGMPMLVAPVAGILSDRFGGRPVVVAGLVLQAVGLALFAMTIAPDASYASQLPALIVGGVGMALYFAPAASLVMSSVRPAEQGIASGANNALREVGGALGVAVLATVFSSQGGYDSARSFTDGTVPAVWIGASVVALAALAALLIPGRRSTPAPEPATAGKRAPVAV; via the coding sequence GTGAACCAGCACACAACGGGCCGCTCAGGAGCGGTCTGGGCCCTCGTCATCACCAGCGTCGCCGGATTCATGGCGGCCCTCGACAACCTCGTCGTCACCACCGCCCTGCCCTCCATCCGCAAGAGCCTCGGTGGCGAGCTGGCCGAGCTGGAATGGACGGTGAACGCCTACACCCTCACCTTCGCCGTCCTGCTGATGCTCGGGGCGGCCCTCGGTGACAGGTTCGGCCGCCGCCGGCTGTTCCTCGCCGGGCTCACCGTCTTCACCGGCGCCTCCGCCGCGGCCGCCCTCTCACCCGGGATCAACGAGCTGATCGCCTTCCGGGCGGTCCAGGGCGTGGGCGCCGCGATCATGATGCCGCTGACGCTCACCCTGCTCACGGCCGCCGTGCCGCCCGCCCGCCGAGGCGCCGCGCTCGGCGTCTTCGGCGCCGTCACCGGACTGGCCGTGGCCAGCGGACCCCTGATCGGCGGCAGCCTCACCGAGCACCTGTCCTGGCAGTGGATCTTCTGGCTGAACGTCCCGGTCGGACTGGCCCTGCTGCCGCTGGCACGGCTGCGCCTGACCGAGTCGTACGCGCCGGACGCACGGCTGGACATACCCGGCACGCTCCTGGTCAGCGGCGGGCTGTTCGGCATCGTCTACGGCCTGGTCAGCGCCAACTCCGAGGGCTGGACCAGCCCCACCGTCCTCACCGCGCTGATCGTGGGCGCCGCGCTCGTCGCGGGCTTCATCCGCCACGGTTTCCGTGCGAAGCGCCCCATGCTGCCCATGCGGCTCTTCCGCGACCGCGCGTTCTTCGGGATCAACATGGCGAGCATGCTGATGTTCCTGGGCATGTTCGGGGCGATCTTCCTGCTCAGCCAGTACTTCCAGGGCGTGCTGGGGTACTCGCCCACCGAGGCCGGCCTGCGGATGCTGCCCTGGACCGGGATGCCGATGCTGGTCGCCCCCGTCGCGGGGATACTCTCCGACCGGTTCGGCGGCCGCCCGGTGGTCGTGGCCGGACTCGTCCTCCAGGCGGTCGGCCTCGCGCTCTTCGCGATGACCATCGCGCCCGATGCCTCGTACGCCTCGCAGCTGCCCGCCCTGATCGTCGGCGGGGTCGGTATGGCCCTGTACTTCGCACCCGCCGCCAGTCTCGTGATGTCCAGCGTCCGCCCCGCGGAGCAGGGCATCGCCTCCGGCGCCAACAACGCCCTGCGCGAGGTCGGCGGAGCACTCGGGGTCGCCGTGCTCGCCACGGTCTTCTCCTCGCAGGGCGGCTACGACTCCGCGCGGTCCTTCACGGACGGGACCGTTCCGGCGGTGTGGATCGGTGCCTCGGTGGTGGCTCTGGCCGCCCTCGCCGCCCTGCTGATCCCGGGCCGCCGCAGTACCCCGGCCCCGGAGCCCGCGACTGCCGGGAAGCGCGCTCCCGTCGCCGTCTGA
- a CDS encoding methylated-DNA--[protein]-cysteine S-methyltransferase translates to MTMYATVDSPLGELLLVGEETTDGVALASLSLPGQKGAAVVREGWVHAPEAFAGIAAQLREYFAGRLTRFDIVYADGVGTDFQRRVWAALDTVPYGETVSYGQIAERVGTPGAGVRAVGTAIGRNPLLVVRPCHRVIGADGALRGYAGGLERKERLLGLEGALAVR, encoded by the coding sequence ATGACCATGTACGCAACGGTCGACAGCCCGCTGGGTGAACTGCTGCTGGTCGGCGAGGAGACCACCGACGGGGTGGCGCTCGCCTCGCTCTCACTGCCCGGTCAGAAGGGCGCCGCGGTCGTCCGGGAAGGGTGGGTCCACGCACCGGAGGCCTTCGCGGGGATCGCCGCTCAGCTGCGGGAGTACTTCGCGGGGCGGCTGACCCGCTTCGACATCGTGTACGCGGACGGCGTGGGCACCGACTTCCAGCGCCGGGTGTGGGCCGCCCTGGACACCGTCCCGTACGGGGAGACCGTGTCGTACGGACAGATCGCCGAACGCGTCGGTACTCCGGGGGCGGGGGTCCGGGCCGTGGGGACGGCGATCGGGCGCAATCCGCTGCTGGTCGTGCGGCCGTGCCATCGGGTGATCGGCGCGGACGGGGCGCTGCGGGGTTACGCGGGCGGCCTGGAGCGCAAGGAGCGGCTCCTGGGGCTGGAAGGCGCCCTGGCGGTGCGTTGA
- a CDS encoding alpha-ketoglutarate-dependent dioxygenase AlkB family protein yields MSGLFPRPRTVVAPGAVHVPEWLPPERRRELVAACREWARGPVPLRHTVLPGGGVMSVQTVCVGWHWQPYRYTRTADDVNGARVAEFPDWLAELGREALTAAYGDECPVRTYAPDTALINFYDGAARMGMHQDKEERSDAPVVSLSIGDTCVFRFGNTENRGKPYTDVELASGDLFVFGGPSRFAFHGVPKVCPGTADPAAGMSRGRLNLTLRETGLGAFGTAGGQRRSREFPNSSR; encoded by the coding sequence ATGTCCGGGCTCTTCCCGAGGCCTCGTACGGTCGTCGCGCCGGGGGCCGTGCATGTGCCCGAGTGGCTGCCGCCGGAACGCCGTCGGGAGTTGGTGGCGGCCTGCCGGGAATGGGCGCGCGGGCCCGTGCCGCTGCGGCACACGGTTCTGCCGGGCGGCGGGGTGATGTCCGTGCAGACGGTCTGTGTGGGGTGGCACTGGCAGCCGTACCGGTATACGCGCACGGCCGACGATGTGAACGGCGCGCGGGTGGCGGAATTCCCCGACTGGCTGGCCGAGTTGGGGCGCGAGGCGCTGACTGCGGCGTACGGCGACGAGTGCCCGGTACGGACGTACGCGCCGGACACCGCGCTCATCAACTTCTACGACGGAGCGGCGCGGATGGGCATGCACCAGGACAAGGAGGAGCGGTCCGACGCTCCGGTGGTGTCGCTCAGCATCGGCGACACCTGTGTCTTCCGCTTCGGGAACACGGAGAACCGCGGAAAGCCCTACACCGACGTGGAGTTGGCCTCCGGCGATCTGTTCGTCTTCGGCGGCCCGTCACGTTTCGCGTTCCACGGCGTACCGAAGGTCTGCCCCGGGACCGCCGATCCCGCGGCGGGGATGAGCCGTGGCCGGCTCAATCTGACCCTGCGTGAGACCGGGTTGGGCGCCTTCGGCACCGCCGGGGGTCAGCGTCGTTCGCGGGAGTTCCCGAACAGCAGCCGGTAG